From the genome of Scleropages formosus chromosome 22, fSclFor1.1, whole genome shotgun sequence:
AATTGAAACATCTAAAACTTCCAGACAGATGCATTTTCCACTTTACTGCACTTCATCTGCTTATTTCAGTCCCCATTTCCGATTTTATTTGTTGTCGTTTGTCATCTGTCGACTTTTCGCTGTAAGGCCTGCTGTAGAttagtgtatattatataaGTTGTGTAAGCGGGctgagtaaaatgaaaaaagtagaaGCATGGATTTTTGCTATAAAAACAAATGGGCAACAGGGAGGTGTCGAGACTCGCTTTTATTTGAAACtacaagaaaaatacagtacGTCCAACCTGACCATAGCTGTATGATGAAATACCCTTGTAAAATATGCTGAGTATGTTATCTGACCggcattgaaaaaaaaagctgttcagGCACGAGGGcatggaaaatgaaataaaagaaatggaatGAAGTGTTGCCGAAAGCTCAGGGCTCTAGTTCTCCAGTCCCGACCTTTGCGTTTGTCTTCACTTTCCTCTCGAAGCTTGCTCGTCAAGAGCGTCCTGAAGTCTGGAATTAACAAGGAGCAAAACACAAGGAATCAATCAGTCCGTATACCGTAGCAGAAAATACAGACAGTAGCAGTGCCAGTTACTCATTATGGCCTCTCCTCTGTCATTATCCTCAGCGCCTCCTGTCCCGCTTGGCTCTGACTCACTTGAAGTCCCCGCCGTCCAGCAGTTTCTTGTACGTGAGGATCTCGGCCTCCAGCTTCATCTTGATGTTGAGCAGTGCCTCGTACTCCTGGCCCTGCTGCTGGATGTTGCTGCGCAGCTGCATCAGCTCCGCCTCCAACTGCATGATGATGTTGTTGTACTTCTCCACCTCCATGTTGTAGCGCAGGTCTGTATTGCGCAGAGTGTCCTCCAGCGACGCTTTCTGGGGGAGGGGAAGAGCGACACGAGTAGAGAAACATGCAGAGAGACGCTAGAGAGGTGAGAGAAGAGACGCTAATGGAAGCCGTGAATGGGTCCCGCTTCGTGAGTCGTTGGCCCATCGCACTTTGACAGGCTTCCGTGTTTCATGCGTTGGGAAAGATGTCCTACCAAACTCCGCTGGGACTCCAGCTCAATCTCGAGCGTCTGCAGCTGTCTGCGCAGGTCGCTCATTTCTGTACGGGCACCCTGAAGCGCCTCTGTGTTCTGCGACACCTGGACCTGCACTTCCGAGATCTTGGGAAGAACGAGAGGAAGACACCGAGACAGGAAATGTAACAGTTGGCGGTACAATTCAGAAAACGATTCTCTATTTTGATGCTGATTGATcgttaaatattaaattacaggGAAAGTCGTTCTTTCGAGTCTGGGGAAGAAGCCAGAGGAGAAGTTCAGGTGAATTACCTGGTTCTCATGCCAGTTCTTAAGTTCCTCTGCATTCTTGAGTGCCAGATTCTCGTATTTGGCTCTTATCTCTTCCATAACCTTCGACAAATCTTGTCCTTTCGGAGCATCGACATCCACTTGGACACCCGACTGAGCAATTTGGCTGCGCAGCTCCATAACTTCCTGTTATGGACAGAAGGTTTCATGTTAAATGTTGTCTGTCAAAACTTTGCCCACCAGTTGTTTGGATGCATTGTCTGCGGAGGTTATGATAGGTGGCATCGGTGATTAAATAACAGGTAGCCTCATGTCTGCACCAATAAttcttcatctgttgtgaaaagCACTTACGTTAGTTCCGAGTTGCgcgtcgccttggagaaaagtgtccgctaaacgGATAAATGTTAACGCAATCGAACGTAACTGTAATAAAATGCCAGGTTCTTACATTGTCGTGGTTCTTCTTGAGGAAGATCAGCTCCTCCTTGACCGCCTCGATCTCACTCTCCAAGTTCATACGGCCGACACTGGTGTCGTCGATCACTTTCTTCAGTCCGGCAATATCGGCCTCCACGGACTGCCGGATGGCCAGCTCTGCCTCATACCTGCACGCGGCACAGTCATATTATGGCCCCTGGGAACCTTAAATGCGGTAAGAGTAAGACCTCCGCTCAAACCTTTGGGCTCAGTCTTCAGAACTTTCCATGGGCTGTACTTACTTGACTCTGAAATCGTCCGCAGCCAAACGGGCATTGTCGATCTGGAGCACCAGCCGGGCATTGTCCACCGTCTGGTCAAACACCTACGCAAGACAGCGATGGGCAGTAAAGAGCGTCCTACGCAACACGTTCTCAATCTCGGTCCTCTGTGAGAAGAATAAATCGAAAAGGGCTGAACTGACGAAGTTTTGACGTTTAGCAAGCGGACCCCTGACGGAGAACAGGTACAGATAACTACTTTAGGAGACACTAATGCAGTTTGTGATGTGTGCCAGCGTACAAGGCAGCTAAGAAAAGAGATTCTCTCACgggaacagattttttttttcagggttgGGCTAAGTAAATCGCGTCGAACAAAAAGACTTTTCTGCGTCTCCGAAGAAcgggttcattttttttttccccctcaaaatTCTGCATGTTCAAAAACCAATAGTATCCGAATTAGGCAAATCTGGGAAAAGGACCAGCATGTGTTTATGAGTCATAGCAGAGCCAGAGGACTGAAGAGCCATTCAGTTGCTGGTTTTCATTATACAGTCACTGTGCCTGAAGAGTTATATAACAGCACACCAGGCTTGTAAAATCACATGCGCTTTGAGACGGAGATCAGCAGCTCGCATGTAAAAGGGGTCTGATTGGATGGAAATTCATAGACGAAAAAAATAAATGCGAACATTGTTTATGGCTGCAGATCTCTATAGTTACCACTCTCCCCCACAATGGGGAAGTTTGGCTCGGAAAATGTCTGAATCATTCAGACTGAGGAATTTTCTGCGTGATTCACGCCAGCCACACCCactggccattttttttttttttttttccactagaaACCTACTTTCATGAGTTCATTTCAGAATAGCACACAgactgttgtaaaaaaaaaatacgaatTGGCAAAgtgatgaaacatttttgcgcttttgtgcgtgtgtgtcggtTCCCGAGATCTTCAAAGAACATCGtgcagctgctttggagaagatggTGAAAGACTTGAGCTTTCTTCCTGTTAGCGAATGCACTAGAGGTGCCACACCCAAAGAAACAGTTATCCCATCAAAGCATGCATCTCATTGTCACTCCCAAATACAGAGAGATGCATtcactgtccttttttttaaaatagaatgACAAGTTGCATTAAATAAgtgaagattttaaaaaaaaaaaaaacacgaatgAAACATGATATTTGCAGAgccacatatttacatttcttcgaTTTTTGAACACATTCTTAAGAGCATGGTAACGCTTTAGATGTCTTTCTCAGTTTCCCCATGATCCAACGTCAATCTTTTCAgactaaaaaaaattttgttttcgaGTCAAACATGCTTGAACTGAGTGTAGGCGTGTGACAGACGAGGCAGGGCACGAAAACCCTAGAAAAGTGCGGGAAGCGCACCTACACCCAAGGACCTCGGGCACCTATTTAAAGTTCCAGCCCAGGACGCCTGGTCATTTGTTCTTCATAGTGGGCCGTGCGCATCCTCTGCATGCAAAGTTCTGGAAACACTGCGGTAGTAGCCACACCTAACTTTTAAACACTCATACCATCACTGTAGTTAAGAACTGAGACTGCATTAAGCTGGGACCTTGCTCAACATCTCATCTTGTACCTGTTCTATCCAACCACTTCTATCAAACCACTAATCTTATTTCACTCACTTTGTCCATGTCATTATCATCACCTTACTCATTCTATGCCCAGTCCAATCCCATACTTATCACATTGGCTCCCGTGCACAGTCCGCTTGCTTCTTCCACCTTTCCGAAGCTCACCTTCTTACGCAGCTCATCCAAGATGGGGTTGTAGCGGCTGTAGTCGTGGCCGTCGGGacccttcttctccaggaactCCCTGATCTGCCTCTCCAGCTTGCCGTTGGCCTGCTCCAGGTTACGCACCGTCTCGAGGTAGTTTGCCAGCCTGTCGTTCAGGTTCTGCATGGCTCCCTTCTCGTTCCCCAGGATCTCGGCCGCGCTGCCGCTCCCGGATCCGGCTGCAGCCGCGGCTGCCGCACCGAGGCCTGCGCCGCCGCTGCTCAGctggaaggaggagaaggagacaggTGGCGCCACGGAGCCCCGCACTCCCGAGTGGGAGGCCGAGGAGATCCTTGTTCCATGCCCGCCAGCCCCGCCATAGGTGCTGACAGCCCGGAAACTGGAGGGGGGCGTCGAGCGGTTGAGAGAAATGTGGGCCGATGGCAGAGGCCCGGAGGATTGCAGCGAGTAGGTTCTGTAACTCATGTTGTTTGTGAAAAGTAAGCGGTGACTGAGAGCTGGGACTGAGTGAGGTCAGTGCAGGACTGCAGGGAAGAGCACGCACAGAGAGCAGCAGACTTTTTATACTCCCGCTGTCCTCCTTACTGGCCCCCGAGTCCCCGCCCATGGGCCCTCTCCTCTGCCCTGCTgcccttcccccttcagccagTCCTGGCCCTTCTTACGCAGTCCTCAAGGGGcttcatctgtgtttgtgtgtgtgtgtgtgtgtgtgtgtgtgtaatcggGCACTTTCAGCGTTCTTCAAGACTTTGCTTTACGTAACTATGCATCTACCACAACGCGGGCTATTCTAGGCGCTGTAGGAAGGTGACTAAACCAAAATCATCAAGTTCTCACTTCTCATTTTCTCAATCTCCctcattagaaataaaatggagCAAAGAAGAGCCCTTACGGTGACAGTCATccaaaaactaaagaaaaaaaaaacaaaaagaacagacAGCCAATGGAGAAGTACATTACAAAGCTCTCTTTGTGGTCTGTGTTAAGCAGTAAATCAGACTAAATTGATGTCCTGGGAATACTGTTCCAAAAATATAGTAAAGCTCTGGTTTTGATGAAGGCAGCATGGAGGCAGAGCAAAGTGGCATTTCTgcttcacagcgcctgggtggtacgagagagCATGGGTTTGATTGCCGCTCCATGAGTGCGGAGTTTGTTCCCCAAGTCTGTAggtgtttcctccgggtgctcccgtttcctcccacagtccaaagacatacagtccgggtggcatggtgacgctaaattgcccatttACCAAATTGGCTGTtcaccctgcaatggactggcatcctgtccagggtgaccGCCCctctgccttgtgcccagtgcttctgggatagactccagatcaccacgaccctgctcaggacaagctgttattaaAATTGGGTGGATGATTTTAATGACTGCaccaaatgtaatttttcaccAATAAAATACGAAAGTTGAATCagtactttcagtttttttttttttttagatgaaatATCATTCCTCACTCTAGTTTTTACATAAAGTACCAGTTTTTAGGATTTCACACTCATTTCCTTTTCAGCCCCTGAAGAGCTGTACAACATGACATTTGAGAACATAGACATTTACTTAGTGTATCTTTAAGCCTGTAAATATTGCACCGCTAAGCCACTGGGTATTAGAAAGATACAGCAGTTCTGGAAAATAACGGTACCGGGATGTGGAGTTAATCGAATTGGTGTGTTCGTGGGGGAGGGGTATTTGAAAGGCTTTTTAAGCATTGGTTCACATTCCTTTTTTCTAAATTCTTGAAACCATCTCTTATGAGTTTAACAATTGCTGATACACAAAAAGAACAGTTATTTTGCTGGTACCCCAGCCAAACGCCGTACCAGCCTGGAAAAACCGTTCGTCTTTGTCTTTCTGCCCAGCTCTTTCTTTCTCGTTGTGCGTAAGCTGATACAGTTATCTGCATTCCTTGGGGGAGGGCAGGATTCTTCTGACTTCACTGCAAAGCCTTGAATTGTGAGTCTGCACAACCTTCCCAAACTTCAGAAGCAGGAGGAAATCTAAAAGCGCTCAAAGTGAACAtaagagacagagaaaaggaGAATAAAGAAGGCTGCGGTTGCATCGCCTGGGCTCTGCCTTCCTTGTGCGTGCCATTCCGAGACGTGTGTGCGCTGTGGGGAGCTGGAGAATGATGCCTCTCTGATTTCAAAAGACCTCCTAACAATGGCGTTGTTGGCACACATTGGCAAGACTTGCTCAGCCGGTTCTGGTCTCTCAAAAAAGATCCAGATGCTCAGAATACCGCACTGAACAAGTTTATTCCATGACTTTGCACTGGTAGGACACAGAAAGTTATATCTTCACAGCTTTATaggtagggggtgcagtggcgcagtgggtttggctgggtcccgcactccagtgggtctggggttcaagtcccagttggggtgccttctgatgggctggtgtcctgtcctaggtgtgtcccctccccctccagccttgcaccctttgtttctgggttaggctctgtgaccctgtatgggacaaggggtttcagatgatgtctgtgtgagttttatAGGTCTATGATTATTATATTAAACTGAATAAGTCCATCCAGCAAAAAGTCCATGTCCATTCTTTCTCCTGCCAGTTTGGGGTTCTCATCTTAAATGCCTGTGGTTTCCACATTCGGATTCATTATTTAGGAACTGTACGGTGTGGTTGTCCTTGGGTTCCTGGCATGCTGTGCCGCTGAGTAAGTTCTCCACCAATCCTGCATGCACTTTGGGTTTCGTGTGCAGTAATTGGAAGCAGAGCTGCGCTCGGTGCCTCTCTCCAGTTTAAAATCTGTGTCTCCGACTCAAACTTTCAGCAGTAGTGGAGTGGTCTGGGAGCAGCGCTGCTCCTGTCCAGAACACCtcataaactttttaaaatccattgtATTTTACGttcctgtgctttttttgcccatttctttgcaggatacttttttttttggtcatgttTCCTAATACCGAATACAAGAGAACAATGTCTTAAAAGGGAAGTGTGCTTGGAAAAACTGAGCttaaggaaggaagggaggtCTTTGACCACGCAGATCCATACTGCAGCCAGAAGTGCAAGGTGTCTACATCCTTTCCGTCTTcattaaatgtactttatgCTCTGTAACAGGCTGCAGATTGAAAGGTTTGCACATCAGTGGTCTGTGAAATGTCTCCCCTTTCTACTGAGTCATTAGCGCATGGAAACACTGGCTGCACGAGACAAAATCACTAAAAAGCACAGCAGCGGTTCAATCTGCAGCGGTTGTACTACATCTGGTGAAAAGGGTGATTACAAAAGCCTCGACTGTTTGCCTTAAGCTATTTCTGCCAGATCGCCTGGGGACAAATTGCAAGTGATTGAATAAAGTGCAGGGACCCCAGAGTAAAGTTGGAGGCTAAGTGCAGTGATCTTTAGCTCCAGAGCTTCCACTGTAACGACCATTTATAGTCTCAAAAGCTCTTACTTGCGCCGTGACCTTTTCTTTGCTCCGAGCTGTATCTCACTTTAGAGCgttgatgtaaatgtaacacgCAGCATGGCGTAGCTCTCTGCTTGGGGTGtatcaccacctccagcacaCAAGGCGATCACGTTCATGGAGCAGTTCGCCTTCACGTCTCCAGCGTACATCGCAGCTCTGCAGCACTTTACAGTTCAGGGACGCGGCAATGTCCAGCGCGGTCTCGCCTCTTCCCCGAGATGCGCAAAATATTACAAGCAGAACTGGCTCGCGTTCCTTAAACGTGCGTCCAAGCCAGTCTCACGCTGGCCCGGAGCCGATCCCCGAAGTATGGGGTGCACCACTGTATCA
Proteins encoded in this window:
- the LOC108918299 gene encoding keratin, type I cytoskeletal 18-like, with the protein product MSYRTYSLQSSGPLPSAHISLNRSTPPSSFRAVSTYGGAGGHGTRISSASHSGVRGSVAPPVSFSSFQLSSGGAGLGAAAAAAAGSGSGSAAEILGNEKGAMQNLNDRLANYLETVRNLEQANGKLERQIREFLEKKGPDGHDYSRYNPILDELRKKVFDQTVDNARLVLQIDNARLAADDFRVKYEAELAIRQSVEADIAGLKKVIDDTSVGRMNLESEIEAVKEELIFLKKNHDNEVMELRSQIAQSGVQVDVDAPKGQDLSKVMEEIRAKYENLALKNAEELKNWHENQISEVQVQVSQNTEALQGARTEMSDLRRQLQTLEIELESQRSLKASLEDTLRNTDLRYNMEVEKYNNIIMQLEAELMQLRSNIQQQGQEYEALLNIKMKLEAEILTYKKLLDGGDFKLQDALDEQASRGK